One genomic window of uncultured delta proteobacterium includes the following:
- a CDS encoding conserved membrane hypothetical protein (Evidence 4 : Homologs of previously reported genes of unknown function), which yields MFYALLYVFSVVLVNWLFTVIPPVMLPGGEVWPPTSLVVGFVFVIRDYAQRAVGHKVLFAMLAGAGISYFMAGPEIAFASMAAFLVGEVLDWTMYTYTGRPFSQRIFLSSLVSTPVDSAVFLLLINMAGLGSICIMTLSKLAGALIVFLLVRRREHPATAS from the coding sequence GTGTTTTACGCTTTGCTCTATGTTTTCAGCGTGGTACTGGTTAACTGGCTGTTTACCGTTATCCCGCCCGTCATGCTGCCCGGCGGGGAAGTCTGGCCGCCGACCTCCCTTGTGGTGGGCTTCGTCTTCGTCATCCGCGATTACGCCCAGCGCGCCGTCGGCCACAAGGTCCTGTTCGCCATGCTCGCGGGCGCGGGCATCAGCTATTTCATGGCCGGCCCGGAAATAGCCTTTGCCAGCATGGCCGCCTTCCTGGTGGGCGAAGTGCTCGACTGGACCATGTATACCTATACCGGCCGCCCCTTTTCCCAACGCATTTTCCTTTCCAGCCTGGTCAGCACTCCGGTAGACAGCGCGGTCTTTTTGCTTCTTATCAACATGGCGGGCCTGGGCTCCATCTGCATCATGACCTTAAGCAAGCTCGCGGGCGCGCTGATCGTGTTCCTCCTCGTCCGCCGCAGGGAACACCCGGCAACGGCAAGCTGA
- the queF gene encoding NADPH-dependent 7-cyano-7-deazaguanine reductase: protein MAATPKKKQKPVSPAKTAARSGAGKETAGLTKLGAPTSYRFDNPGPDLLEAFPNRYPDRDYVITFEHPEFTSLCPMTGQPDFATITVQYAPGTKCVESKSFKLYMCAFRNHGSFMESVTNKIADDLIAVLSPRRMTVIGQFNVRGGTDITVRVEHMDPALDKAAVQALRELW from the coding sequence ATGGCAGCTACCCCGAAAAAAAAGCAAAAGCCGGTTTCCCCGGCAAAAACGGCCGCCCGGAGCGGGGCGGGCAAAGAGACGGCCGGGTTGACCAAGCTCGGCGCCCCGACCTCCTACCGCTTCGACAATCCCGGCCCGGACCTGCTGGAAGCCTTCCCGAACCGGTACCCGGACAGGGATTACGTCATCACCTTTGAACACCCGGAGTTCACCAGCCTCTGCCCCATGACGGGCCAGCCGGACTTCGCCACCATCACCGTGCAATACGCGCCGGGCACAAAATGCGTGGAATCCAAATCGTTCAAACTGTACATGTGCGCGTTCCGCAACCACGGCTCGTTCATGGAAAGCGTGACCAACAAAATCGCGGATGACCTCATCGCGGTGCTCTCTCCCCGGCGCATGACCGTGATCGGGCAGTTCAACGTGCGTGGCGGCACGGACATCACCGTGCGCGTGGAGCACATGGACCCGGCGTTGGACAAGGCCGCGGTGCAGGCCCTGCGCGAACTCTGGTAA
- the kdsD gene encoding Arabinose 5-phosphate isomerase KdsD, giving the protein MAANDWTRMAHDVFTVEIEGLEAVRARLGESFARAVDAMASCKGRVVVTGLGKSGLVGRKIAATLSSTGTPSFFLHPVEGAHGDLGAIRDSDVIVAISYSGKTAEVVSLLPALRALGAKIIGMMGDVTSPMAKLSDIVLDIGIPREACPMDLAPTSSTTATLVMGDALAVCLMRAKAFTADDFKRFHPGGSLGQRLRLKISEVMHTQNLPVVLETATLAASLSVQNAGGLGAVLVTDADGKLRGILTDGDIRRHISKKEPDFAAPVASLMTKNPRSGSADNSVAELLNLMEQAAITVLPVTRDDGTLLGVIHLHDLLGKGTVHFTV; this is encoded by the coding sequence ATGGCAGCAAACGACTGGACGCGCATGGCGCATGACGTTTTTACAGTGGAGATTGAAGGGCTGGAGGCCGTGCGCGCGCGCCTCGGCGAATCCTTCGCCCGCGCCGTGGATGCCATGGCGTCCTGCAAGGGCCGCGTGGTGGTGACGGGCCTGGGCAAATCCGGGCTGGTGGGCCGCAAAATCGCGGCCACGCTTTCCTCCACCGGCACGCCCTCCTTTTTCCTGCACCCCGTTGAAGGGGCGCACGGAGACCTGGGCGCCATCCGGGACAGCGACGTCATCGTGGCCATTTCCTATTCGGGCAAAACCGCGGAAGTGGTGTCCCTGCTCCCGGCGCTGCGCGCCCTGGGCGCCAAAATCATCGGGATGATGGGCGACGTGACCTCCCCCATGGCCAAGCTTTCGGACATCGTTCTGGATATCGGCATCCCGCGCGAAGCGTGCCCCATGGACCTCGCCCCGACCTCCAGCACCACGGCCACCCTGGTCATGGGGGACGCCCTGGCCGTCTGCCTTATGCGGGCAAAGGCCTTTACCGCGGACGACTTCAAGCGGTTCCATCCGGGCGGGAGCCTGGGCCAGCGCCTCCGCCTCAAAATTTCCGAAGTCATGCACACGCAAAACCTGCCCGTCGTGCTGGAAACTGCGACGCTGGCGGCCAGCTTGTCGGTCCAGAACGCCGGCGGGCTTGGCGCGGTACTTGTGACGGACGCGGACGGCAAGCTCCGCGGGATTTTGACCGACGGGGATATCCGCCGGCATATCAGTAAAAAAGAACCGGATTTCGCCGCGCCCGTGGCGAGCCTGATGACGAAAAACCCGCGCAGCGGCAGCGCGGACAACTCCGTGGCCGAGCTCCTCAACCTTATGGAACAGGCCGCCATCACGGTCCTGCCCGTGACCAGGGACGACGGAACGCTTTTGGGGGTCATCCACCTGCACGATCTTCTGGGCAAAGGCACGGTGCATTTCACGGTTTAG
- a CDS encoding Thioesterase superfamily protein (modular protein), translating into MEGRPASLGRLESRMRPQPEHANNGGNMHGGYILYHLDTYCGMTAARFSGMRVVTVSVDRMDFARPVTLGANLLFKTSVNMAHRHSMEVGARIELENARTLDVTHVGTAYLTFVALDANGRPTNVPPLIPETDEDRRRMADAVRRSYMRRMERAQSKGKAFAFSIELLPDSFFLCRFAPGVTPPLLPPGNFTLCAAADNETTLVFPESGQSDGVVNAVCKADGVRMEKGWRAFAVRDALDLSVSGVAAALSAVLAAEHISVQYVSTFSSGYLLVRGDAVAEAAEALRFAGHTVFPL; encoded by the coding sequence ATGGAAGGAAGACCGGCATCTCTCGGCCGCCTGGAATCGCGGATGCGGCCGCAGCCCGAGCACGCCAACAACGGCGGCAACATGCACGGCGGGTATATCTTATACCATCTCGATACCTATTGCGGCATGACGGCGGCGCGCTTTTCCGGCATGCGGGTGGTCACGGTTTCCGTTGACCGCATGGACTTCGCCCGGCCCGTTACCCTCGGCGCCAACCTGCTGTTTAAAACGTCCGTGAACATGGCGCACAGGCATTCCATGGAAGTGGGCGCGCGCATTGAGCTGGAAAACGCCCGCACCCTCGACGTCACGCACGTGGGCACGGCCTACCTCACCTTTGTCGCCCTTGATGCAAACGGCAGGCCCACCAACGTGCCGCCCCTGATCCCGGAAACCGACGAAGACAGACGCCGCATGGCCGACGCCGTGCGCCGCTCGTACATGCGCCGTATGGAACGCGCCCAATCCAAGGGCAAGGCCTTTGCCTTTTCCATAGAGCTTTTGCCGGACAGTTTTTTCTTGTGCCGGTTTGCCCCCGGCGTCACGCCGCCGCTGCTGCCGCCGGGTAATTTCACCCTCTGCGCCGCGGCGGACAATGAAACAACGCTCGTTTTCCCCGAGTCCGGCCAATCGGATGGTGTGGTCAACGCCGTGTGCAAAGCGGACGGGGTGCGCATGGAAAAAGGCTGGCGGGCCTTTGCCGTGCGGGACGCGTTGGATCTTTCGGTCAGCGGCGTGGCCGCCGCCCTTTCCGCCGTTCTGGCGGCGGAGCACATCAGCGTGCAGTATGTGAGTACGTTCAGTTCCGGCTATTTGCTGGTCAGGGGCGATGCCGTTGCCGAGGCGGCGGAGGCGCTCCGCTTCGCGGGGCACACCGTGTTCCCTCTGTAG